One window of Quercus robur chromosome 5, dhQueRobu3.1, whole genome shotgun sequence genomic DNA carries:
- the LOC126728944 gene encoding probable leucine-rich repeat receptor-like serine/threonine-protein kinase At3g14840 isoform X1, whose amino-acid sequence MLCLFDCGCCLVEALKEITSMIGVKYWRFNASSCQIEMVGVTPETPGNAESSIICEWKIPKDLGNTTTLTYMSLEANQFSGFVPPKLGDLTNLQTLVLSSNNLTGNLPMGLARLRNLTDFRINDNNFRGIIPDFIQNWKQLTRL is encoded by the exons ATGTTATGTTTATTTGATTGTGGATGTTGTTTAGTTGAGGCACTCAAAGAAATAACTAGTATGATAGGTGTGAAGTATTGGAGGTTTAACGCTAGTTCTTGCCAAATTGAAATGGTTGGGGTAACACCAGAGACACCTGGGAATGCTGAGAGCAGCATCATTTGTGAAT GGAAAATTCCAAAGGATTTGGGAAATACTACTACTCTCACATACAT GAGCCTTGAAGCAAACCAATTCTCTGGCTTTGTTCCTCCTAAGCTTGGGGATTTGACCAACTTGCAGACTTT GGTGCTCTCCTCCAATAATTTGACAGGGAACTTGCCTATGGGTCTTGCTAGGCTGAGAAACCTAACAGATTT TAGGATAAATGATAACAACTTCAGAGGAATTATACCTGATTTCATACAGAATTGGAAACAATTGACAAGATTGTGA
- the LOC126728944 gene encoding probable leucine-rich repeat receptor-like serine/threonine-protein kinase At3g14840 isoform X2: MIGVKYWRFNASSCQIEMVGVTPETPGNAESSIICEWKIPKDLGNTTTLTYMSLEANQFSGFVPPKLGDLTNLQTLVLSSNNLTGNLPMGLARLRNLTDFRINDNNFRGIIPDFIQNWKQLTRL; encoded by the exons ATGATAGGTGTGAAGTATTGGAGGTTTAACGCTAGTTCTTGCCAAATTGAAATGGTTGGGGTAACACCAGAGACACCTGGGAATGCTGAGAGCAGCATCATTTGTGAAT GGAAAATTCCAAAGGATTTGGGAAATACTACTACTCTCACATACAT GAGCCTTGAAGCAAACCAATTCTCTGGCTTTGTTCCTCCTAAGCTTGGGGATTTGACCAACTTGCAGACTTT GGTGCTCTCCTCCAATAATTTGACAGGGAACTTGCCTATGGGTCTTGCTAGGCTGAGAAACCTAACAGATTT TAGGATAAATGATAACAACTTCAGAGGAATTATACCTGATTTCATACAGAATTGGAAACAATTGACAAGATTGTGA
- the LOC126728944 gene encoding probable leucine-rich repeat receptor-like serine/threonine-protein kinase At3g14840 isoform X3 produces the protein MVGVTPETPGNAESSIICEWKIPKDLGNTTTLTYMSLEANQFSGFVPPKLGDLTNLQTLVLSSNNLTGNLPMGLARLRNLTDFRINDNNFRGIIPDFIQNWKQLTRL, from the exons ATGGTTGGGGTAACACCAGAGACACCTGGGAATGCTGAGAGCAGCATCATTTGTGAAT GGAAAATTCCAAAGGATTTGGGAAATACTACTACTCTCACATACAT GAGCCTTGAAGCAAACCAATTCTCTGGCTTTGTTCCTCCTAAGCTTGGGGATTTGACCAACTTGCAGACTTT GGTGCTCTCCTCCAATAATTTGACAGGGAACTTGCCTATGGGTCTTGCTAGGCTGAGAAACCTAACAGATTT TAGGATAAATGATAACAACTTCAGAGGAATTATACCTGATTTCATACAGAATTGGAAACAATTGACAAGATTGTGA
- the LOC126728943 gene encoding uncharacterized protein LOC126728943 isoform X2, with protein MPKASMRVESALPSPDQAPVMLAAPALPSSSVTQPLAPSSHPDMEGDFAAFALPLPAGVTGETESPILFNGSRRHQWENRNRFFPLSELGNEMGSDQIIKSKALGGFDFAKKSCKAHVSIASRPVRVSHLKWTQAYFNLKILVDWLGEGKRAVYWGNTQPNVSRHSQAQAHHTSSSENGKGQYMIVLPDNITRSFGWDAGEGSGTHEEEEGVIPSSGEGSGCPPVATMNPKVGLDFSFHVTEVGGGLSESSDKGEADSVDITPLALWDPYYVSDLAPLEDDSDVSSMEEELEPSEWVRTMIKGFGTFVGFPIACCERQCIDFF; from the coding sequence ATGCCTAAGGCTTCGATGAGAGTTGAATCGGCGTTACCTAGCCCCGATCAAGCTCCGGTGATGCTCGCAGCTCCGGCGTTACCCAGCTCTAGCGTTACCCAGCCCCTAGCACCCTCTTCGCACCCCGATATGGAAGGCGATTTCGCCGCTTTTGCTCTCCCACTACCTGCTGGGGTCACCGGAGAGACGGAGTCTCCGATTCTGTTTAATGGGTCACGTCGGCATCAGTGGGAGAATCGAAATCGTTTTTTCCCTTTGTCTGAGCTGGGAAACGAGATGGGTTCTGATCAGATTATCAAGTCTAAGGCTTTGGGGGGATTTGATTTCGCCAAAAAGTCTTGTAAAGCTCATGTGTCAATAGCTAGCAGACCGGTACGGGTAAGTCACTTAAAATGGACCCAGGcctattttaatttaaaaattttggttgaTTGGCTGGGTGAGGGTAAGCGGGCTGTTTATTGGGGTAATACACAGCCCAACGTTAGTAGGCATTCTCAAGCCCAAGCCCACCACACGTCCTCAAGTGAGAATGGAAAGGGCCAATACATGATTGTTCTTCCAGACAATATCACGCGATCCTTTGGGTGGGATGCAGGGGAAGGGTCGGGGACTCATGAGGAAGAGGAAGGAGTGATCCCAAGCTCCGGTGAGGGATCGGGCTGCCCTCCTGTCGCTACCATGAATCCCAAGGTGGGTTTAGACTTTTCCTTTCATGTAACTGAGGTGGGTGGTGGCCTGTCTGAGTCTTCAGATAAGGGTGAGGCAGATTCTGTAGACATTACTCCTTTGGCTTTGTGGGACCCATATTATGTTAGTGATCTCGCCCCTTTGGAAGATGATTCTGATGTGTCTTCTATGGAGGAGGAATTGGAGCCTTCAGAATGGGTAAGAACGATGATAAAAGGCTTTGGTACTTTTGTGGGATTCCCCATTGCTTGCTGCGAGAGACAGTGTATTGATTTCTTCTAG
- the LOC126728943 gene encoding uncharacterized protein LOC126728943 isoform X1, with the protein MWDSRVFVKIDLVVGSFSVSVLLKGVSNGFEWICSGVYGPTNDSLRDALWAELDNVRSRWDGAWCLFGDFNVIRYPAERLGCNSFSSAMFKFSDFIAKHLLVDLPLVGGEYTWFRDSDNPSMSRIDRVLMSADWEEHFLDVSQRTLPRVVSDHYPLLVEVGGVSRGKNPFRFENMWLKVEGFVDKVQLWWNSYHFAGPSSYVLACKLKALKGDLKHWNKHVFGDVALKKKSLLTKLLDVDKREEMQVMTPEDRARRLAVKSDIDYLASSEEISWRQKSKALFIKEGDNNTRFFYRIANSHRRTNQIREVEVDGFRYEDESEVMDQ; encoded by the exons ATGTGGGATAGCAGGGTTTTTGTGAAAATTGATCTGGTGGTTGGTagtttttcagtttcagttttatTAAAGGGAGTGTCAAATGGATTTGAATGGATTTGTTCAGGGGTGTACGGACCGACTAACGATAGCCTTAGGGATGCCTTGTGGGCAGAACTGGACAATGTGAGGTCACGATGGGATGGGGCTTGGTGCTTATTTGGTGATTTCAATGTTATCAGATACCCAGCTGAGAGACTTGGCTGTAATTCTTTTAGTTCAGCTATGtttaaattttcagattttattgCAAAACATTTGCTAGTGGATTTGCCTTTGGTGGGAGGTGAGTATACTTGGTTTCGAGATTCAGATAATCCGTCAATGTCCAGAATTGATAGAGTTTTGATGTCAGCTGATTGGGAGGAGCATTTCTTGGATGTGTCCCAAAGGACTCTCCCTAGGGTGGTGTCGGATCACTATCCTTTACTAGTGGAGGTGGGTGGAGTTTCAAGGGGGAAAAACCCTTttagatttgaaaatatgtggctAAAGGTGGAGGGTTTTGTGGATAAGGTGCAGCTTTGGTGGAACAGTTATCACTTTGCGGGGCCGTCTAGTTATGTTCTAGCTTGTAAGTTGAAAGCTCTGAAAGGGGATTTGAAGCATTGGAACAAGCATGTGTTTGGAGAtgtagctttaaaaaaaaagagtcttcTAACTAAACTCTTAGACGTTGACAAGAgagaagagatgcaggtgatGACTCCAGAGGACAGGGCTAGAAGGTTGGCGGTTAAATCGGATATAGATTACTTGGCCTCTTCGGAAGAGATTTCTTGGAGGCAGAAGTCCAAGGCCCTTTTTATTAAAGAAGGTGATAACAACACGCGGTTCTTTTATAGAATTGCCAATTCTCATAGGCGTACCAATCAAATCAGGGAAGTGGAGGTGGATGGCTTTCGATATGAGGATGAATCAGAGGTTATGGATCAG TGA